The DNA sequence TCCTCGAAATCCACCGGCGCCTCCACCTCGCGGAGGCGGCCGTTGGGCGGGATGAGCCGATCCGAGCCGCCCGGGTTGATCCGCACGTACTTCTCGCCGATCAGCCCTTTGGTCTTGATGGAGACGATGGCGTCCTCCTGGAGTTTGACCTCGGAGCGGATCCGCATCGTGACCCGCGCCTGGTAGTCCGCCAGGGTGATGGCCTCGACGCGCCCGACCTCCACGCCGGCGATCTCCACGGCGGAGCCGGGTTTGAGGCCGCCGACGGATGGGAAATCGGCGGTGACCACGTATCCAGGTCCTCCCAGCAGCTCGACTCGCCCCAGTTTAATCGAAAGGTACGCCAAAGCCAAGATGCCGAGGATGACGAAGACCCCGACCCCGAACTCCAGCGCTGCTCGGCGCATCTTCAGCTCTCCCCACTCCGCGACTTCGGCGGTTCCGACAGGCGGTTCGGGGGTTCAGGTGGGCCGGATGGGGCCCTCAACCTCCCCCCGGATGAACTGCTGGACCACCGGGTTCTGCGAGGCCTGAATCGCCTCCGGCGGTCCGGCCTCGACGATGACGCCGGCGTGGAGCATGGCCACGCGTTGGGCGATCTGGAAGATCTCGGGGATCTCGTGGCTCACCATCACCGCCGTGAAGCGGAACTTCCGATGGAGATCGAGGATCAGGTGGTGGATGGCGTTCACGAGCACCGGATCGAGCCCAGTCGTGGGCTCGTCGAAGAAGACGATCTCGGGCTCCGTGACCAGCGCCCGCGCGATGGCGACGCGCTTTTTCATCCCGCCCGAGATCTCGGCGGGAAATTTGTGGCCCATCCCGGCCAGCCCGACCTGCGCCAGCTTCTCCTCCACCCGTCCCGTCACCTCCG is a window from the Candidatus Rokuibacteriota bacterium genome containing:
- a CDS encoding ABC transporter ATP-binding protein, with translation MIRAEDLYKSFDGQAVLQGLSLEVPTGEVMIVIGRSGGGKTVFLKHLLGLLRPDAGRVLVDGTDITRLRPRALDGIRQRYGVVFQGGALFDSMTVFDNVAFPLREKRRLPAAEVTGRVEEKLAQVGLAGMGHKFPAEISGGMKKRVAIARALVTEPEIVFFDEPTTGLDPVLVNAIHHLILDLHRKFRFTAVMVSHEIPEIFQIAQRVAMLHAGVIVEAGPPEAIQASQNPVVQQFIRGEVEGPIRPT
- the mlaD gene encoding outer membrane lipid asymmetry maintenance protein MlaD encodes the protein MRRAALEFGVGVFVILGILALAYLSIKLGRVELLGGPGYVVTADFPSVGGLKPGSAVEIAGVEVGRVEAITLADYQARVTMRIRSEVKLQEDAIVSIKTKGLIGEKYVRINPGGSDRLIPPNGRLREVEAPVDFEELLSKYIFGKV